AATCCTTCCTTAGATCCCAAATTCATCACCTTGAAAATAACTCAAATAAGTTAAAAATGGATAAAATAGTTTAACTAAATGTTCTTGCATTGTGGTAATATTATCTTGTAAAAACAAGACGATTAGGAGGAAGCGGAAATAATTTTTCCTAGATTTGCACACGTATTTTAGGGTAGATGAAGTGGGGTATTCTGACCTCCTCCACGCCCTAAACGGTAGATCAAAAAAAGATTTATCGTTTTAAAATATAAAAACAAAATAATTATAATATAAGTTTATCAGCCTAAAAATGAAGAAGGTAATACTCATTTTCGTGTAACTCGTATTACCAAATATGGTAGAGAAAGAAGTAATACAAGTTACACGCGGTAAAAACTTGGCAGAAGTAGTTAAAGAAGTTATTCCAATCTTGGACTTTAATGGAGATAAGGGAGAAGAAGTGGGAAAAACACTATTACTAGCATCACTTAGAAACGAATCAGTAGAGAGTACTGCTAAGAACTTCAACCTCTCGGGGCAAACAGTTAGATTACACGCGCAAAGGGAAGGGGAAGAAATTGGAGAGAAACTACTACAAAGGGCAAGAGAGGAAGCAACGAAACTAAAAGGGCTAACAGTAAACATCTCAATAGACTGGACGGAAATAACGTACTACGGAGAAAAAGTTGAAGGGGTAGTTGGGGGAAAGAAAGGGTACTCTTGGTCCTTCGCAACCGCAACTGCGAAAGTGAGGAAAAGAACTTGGATACTAGGCTTCGTAATGATAAAAGAAGGGATGAGCAAGGGAGAGATTGTAAAACAACTCTTAGAGCAAGCTGAGGAAATAGTGAAGATTAACATGATTGTACTTGATGCAGGGTTCTACACCTTGGACGTACTTAACTTACTTTTAAAGTACAAGTTTGTTTTGGCAGTACCCGTTGGATCTGTTCACGTGAAGGAGGAATTGGATAAGATTTATACTACTAACTCGAAGAGGCATAAGAGGGATGAGCAGGTTACATTTAGACTTGTGACAATTAAGGTTAAGAGCAAGGGGCATGGGAAGGAGGAGAAGCTCTTGGGTTATGCTACTAACTTAGATTTGTCTCCTAAGTCAATTAGGAGGATTTATAATGTTATAAGGTCTCCAATAGAGACTTCCTATAGGGTTATAAAATCATTCTTACCCTTTACTAGTTCAACTAAGTATTCCTTCAGATTTCTTGTAATTTCACTAGCGATACTCCTTTACTCACTCCTTATTTCCCAAGGTATAACAAGGAGTGAGTTCTCCCTCTCCTTGGAGTTTGAGTTGAATAACTATTTAAATACAGATATATTCTCGCTTATTCTTATAATTCTGTTTACTCTTATATCAAATTATTATATGGGTGATGAGTTTTGATCTACC
The genomic region above belongs to Saccharolobus caldissimus and contains:
- a CDS encoding DUF4322 domain-containing protein, with amino-acid sequence MVEKEVIQVTRGKNLAEVVKEVIPILDFNGDKGEEVGKTLLLASLRNESVESTAKNFNLSGQTVRLHAQREGEEIGEKLLQRAREEATKLKGLTVNISIDWTEITYYGEKVEGVVGGKKGYSWSFATATAKVRKRTWILGFVMIKEGMSKGEIVKQLLEQAEEIVKINMIVLDAGFYTLDVLNLLLKYKFVLAVPVGSVHVKEELDKIYTTNSKRHKRDEQVTFRLVTIKVKSKGHGKEEKLLGYATNLDLSPKSIRRIYNVIRSPIETSYRVIKSFLPFTSSTKYSFRFLVISLAILLYSLLISQGITRSEFSLSLEFELNNYLNTDIFSLILIILFTLISNYYMGDEF